In the genome of Ursus arctos isolate Adak ecotype North America unplaced genomic scaffold, UrsArc2.0 scaffold_22, whole genome shotgun sequence, the window TCCTTGTTGTCATCAAGGTTGAGCGAAGTCTCCATGAACCTATGTATTATTTTCTGGCTATGCTAGCTGCCACTGACCTCAGCCTTTCACTTTCTTCCATGCCCACCATGATTAGTGTTCACTGGTTCAACTGGCGCTCAATCACCCTTGATGCCTGCATCACTCAGATGTTCTTTATCCATACCTTTGGGGGAGTGGAATCAGGTGTTCTGGTTGCCATGGCCTTTGATCGCTTTGTGGCTATTCGCTTCCCTTTGCACTATGCTACCATTCTCACTCATGGAGTCATCGGCAAGATTGGAGCAATAGTCCTGCTACGAAGTGTGGGTGCAGTGCTCCCTGTACCTTTTCTCATCAAAAGGCTACCTTTCTGCCACTCCAGTATCCTTTCCCATGCATACTGCCTCCATCAGGATGCCATGAGGCTTGCCTGCGCTGACACCCGTGTCAATAGCATCTATGGCCTGCTGGCTGTGATCTTCATCATTGTACTGGATGCCTTGATCCTTTTGATTTCTTACTTTCTAATCCTTCAGGCAGTACTGGGCATTGCTTCCCGAGAACAGAGACTCAAGGCTCTCAACACCTGCTTCTCTCATGTCTGTGCAGTATTGCTCTTCTATGTGCCTCTCATTGGCATGACTCTGATTCACCGCTTTGGGAAGCACTTGTCACCAATAGTACACACTCTTATGGCCAATGTCTACCTGCTACTCCCACCTGTGCTCAATCCTGTCGTATACAGTGTTAGGACCAAGCAGATCCGGCAGCGGATTGTCCGAGTGTTCTGTGGGGACAGGATTGGCCCTTAATGGCATCTATGTGTTCTGTGCAGATGCAATCAAGTGATGGAAGAGTATCAAATGTAGCATTGTCCAATAGAATTTCCtgaagtgatggaaatgttctaaatctctgttgtttaatgCAATAACCACTAGCTACACATACTATTGAACACTTTAAACTTTGATAGTACAGACAAGGAACTGAATAtttaagttttactttat includes:
- the LOC113269450 gene encoding olfactory receptor 51H1-like, which encodes MLPFNQTTDSHQTFTLTGIPGMPEKDLWMALPLCLLYSTTFLGNVIILVVIKVERSLHEPMYYFLAMLAATDLSLSLSSMPTMISVHWFNWRSITLDACITQMFFIHTFGGVESGVLVAMAFDRFVAIRFPLHYATILTHGVIGKIGAIVLLRSVGAVLPVPFLIKRLPFCHSSILSHAYCLHQDAMRLACADTRVNSIYGLLAVIFIIVLDALILLISYFLILQAVLGIASREQRLKALNTCFSHVCAVLLFYVPLIGMTLIHRFGKHLSPIVHTLMANVYLLLPPVLNPVVYSVRTKQIRQRIVRVFCGDRIGP